In Taeniopygia guttata chromosome Z, bTaeGut7.mat, whole genome shotgun sequence, the sequence TTGACAAAATCTTTGGCTAACAATGGGCATGTCTGAACATCCCACTTGTCCAGTGACACAAGGAAACAAGCAATAAGAACAAGGAAAATGACCTCACGTTGCATCAGATATAGATGTTTAGATTGGATTttagaaaaactgctttcatCAAAAGTACTATCAAGTGTGGAAAGTGGCTGCCTAGGGAAATAGCTGAGTCCCCACTCTTGAAGGGATTGAAAAGGCATGGAATATTTGAGGACTCAATTTCTTAAAGGAGTAGGCAGTGTTAGGTTCGCGGTCCCACTGTGGGATCTTCAGGGACTTTTTCAACCACTCTGATTCTGAGATTTGAGTGTAGCTCAACCCGTGAGGAGTCAAAGCTTAGACTCAATGATCCTCAAGGGCGCCTTCCAACAGGGATATCTATGAGATTGTGAGTGGAaggcagatgaaaataaatccaaaagagAGAACAATGGGAGTTATTTGAAGAAGCTTCCCTCAAAAGCAGCCTTAAGCAGTGCACCAGGGCCTTTCTGAGTTCCTGAGGGAGGAGTTGGCTGAGGGGACAAAGGGTGGGGTTGGCTGGTCTGTGATGCGCTCTGGcacctgtgacatcacaggggacGTGTCACAGAGGGGGAAGCAATAAAAGGCCCCAGCAGGTCAACGCTGGCCCTCTATTGCTTGGGCAAGCGGTGAGTACACACACGGcggggaggctgggctggggacaagggctggGGCAGAAACGCTGCAACCGGGGCTGGCTTCTccccctgcaggcagggacagcccctcaTGGGAGAGCCTTGGGCaggccacagggctgctgctgctgctgctgcagctccaggggcactgggatagcccttgctgcctgccagctgtcTGGGGCCCTGTCCTTCCTGCGCCCAGAACCCTGAGCATCCTGTCCTCCCTGCAGCAAGCAGTAGTTCCcgccctcccttccccactcaaggccttctctccctcctcctgcagaccaTGGATCCAGTCGTGTTCCTGTTCGCGCTCTTGCAAGGTCTCATCCAGTACCCGCCGCCCGTGGGTGATGGTTTGGATGAGGAAACACATTGGCGCATGGAAGCGCGTGCAAAGTACTTGGAATGGGAGAGGCTtcggctggagcagcaggtggagcagctctcccagaaGAAGATGCCACACTTGCAGCTCttagctgttgctgtgctcctggccctggtcTTGGTGCTGTGGATTATTGGGTGGAAAAGCAGcctgaggagagaggagaatgaagaagaaaaccatggtgcaaatgaagaggaagttgGCAATGTTGCTGGAAATGAAGATGACAATGATGGAAATGATGTTGTCAATGGGGCTGCACTTGCAGAAAACAACAATGACAATGATGTTGCAAATGTAGtccaagaagaagaagacaatGTTGACGATCGTGTTGGACAAGATATAATGGAGCGCATAGAGGGGCCTGTAGAGGACCTGCAGAGAGTCTGTGAGTGGATAACTGACCTGATGGACGATTATACAATTTACTTTGGGCATGTCTTGTTTGACAGTTTCTACCCAGTCCTGCACCGACCCATCGGGGTGGGCAGTGCCTTTGAAGGTTGgagtccctgggagcaggatgTCGTGTACCGTGTGCTCATACCCATGACTCCTCCCCGAGGCCACAGCTTCCACCTGGAGCTGGACGGTGAGGGGCAGAGGCACGTGAGGAACTTCCGTGTCCGCGTGCAGCTGGAGTGCACCTGCacgaggcagcagcagggtgagaacatgctgtgcttcctgcacaaccccgaggaggagctgaggagcaaTCAGGATCCCAGCCTCCTAGACACCCTGTGCACCGACTCCTACCTGGACGTGCAGAAAACTGCCCGCTGGTTCCAGCAACTGGTGAAAGCAATCATGCCACCTTTGCCTCAGTTACAAAACCGGAATTTAATCCCGCTGCCCTCCACACACTCCTGCCAATTCAAGGCGATCAGTGGCGGAGAAAGCTTCAGGATTGAGATCCTGTTCGGGGTGCGGAGAGGTGGCTCTGACATATTCGTGAGCAGCCAGCCTAGGGAAACACGCACCCCAAGCAGTCTATGGCCTGAGACTTATGCTGTGGCAGAGGTGAAGTTCTTCATGCACATTGCCAGGAAGGCCCCCCCCGACAGTTTGCACCTGAgatgtctgcagcttttctgccgccttctgctgggcacaggctttTCCAACTACACCCTGAAGACCATCGTCATGCATCTCCTGAACGGTCTCCCCGTGTCACAATGGCGCAGGAAGTATTTCTTGCAGCGCATGCGAGATATCAGTGTGAACCTGCGctgctctctggaggagaaatgcCTTAACCACTTTATCATAGGCAACAAGAGATTGCCT encodes:
- the LOC140681986 gene encoding inositol 1,4,5-trisphosphate receptor-interacting protein-like 1; amino-acid sequence: MDPVVFLFALLQGLIQYPPPVGDGLDEETHWRMEARAKYLEWERLRLEQQVEQLSQKKMPHLQLLAVAVLLALVLVLWIIGWKSSLRREENEEENHGANEEEVGNVAGNEDDNDGNDVVNGAALAENNNDNDVANVVQEEEDNVDDRVGQDIMERIEGPVEDLQRVCEWITDLMDDYTIYFGHVLFDSFYPVLHRPIGVGSAFEGWSPWEQDVVYRVLIPMTPPRGHSFHLELDGEGQRHVRNFRVRVQLECTCTRQQQGENMLCFLHNPEEELRSNQDPSLLDTLCTDSYLDVQKTARWFQQLVKAIMPPLPQLQNRNLIPLPSTHSCQFKAISGGESFRIEILFGVRRGGSDIFVSSQPRETRTPSSLWPETYAVAEVKFFMHIARKAPPDSLHLRCLQLFCRLLLGTGFSNYTLKTIVMHLLNGLPVSQWRRKYFLQRMRDISVNLRCSLEEKCLNHFIIGNKRLPQEISLPLDIAAAEPPNLFHQLARCPAAHSQAMSEYQDIRRQLASVLLIGS